One Paraburkholderia dioscoreae DNA segment encodes these proteins:
- the ribD gene encoding bifunctional diaminohydroxyphosphoribosylaminopyrimidine deaminase/5-amino-6-(5-phosphoribosylamino)uracil reductase RibD — protein sequence MFSQTDFVHMERALALARRGMYTTDPNPRVGCVLVKNGEVIGEGFTQPAGQDHAEIRALKDARSRGHDLRGATAYVTLEPCSHFGRTPPCVNALIEAQIALVVAAMEDPNPLVSGRGLAILRDAGIEVRCGLLANEAHELNIGFVSRMTRGRPWVRMKVAASLDGRTGLPSGVSQWITGEAARADGHAWRARASAILTGIGTVRGDDPRMTVRAVDTPRQPQRVLIDSQLDVPPEAQILAGAPTLIFCGNLDQRHTDRANALRDRGAEIVQLANPAGKVDLPAVLKVLGERNVNELHVEAGYKLNGSLLREGCVDELLVYLAPSLLGMDSMSMFSLAAPETLEDRVKLSFHAVDRIGDDLRILARFVAQPAPQTAPVPEPGGDPASQPVSK from the coding sequence ATGTTTTCGCAAACCGATTTCGTCCATATGGAACGCGCGCTCGCGTTGGCCAGGCGCGGCATGTACACCACCGATCCGAATCCCCGGGTTGGCTGCGTGCTCGTCAAGAATGGCGAGGTAATCGGCGAAGGCTTCACTCAACCGGCCGGTCAGGATCACGCCGAGATCCGCGCATTGAAAGATGCGCGCTCGCGCGGCCATGATCTGCGCGGCGCCACCGCCTACGTGACGCTGGAGCCATGCAGCCACTTCGGCCGCACGCCGCCGTGCGTCAACGCGCTCATCGAAGCCCAGATCGCGCTCGTGGTCGCGGCGATGGAAGATCCCAATCCGCTCGTATCCGGACGCGGTCTCGCCATACTGCGCGACGCCGGCATCGAAGTGCGCTGCGGCCTGCTCGCCAACGAAGCGCACGAACTCAATATCGGCTTCGTCTCGCGCATGACCCGCGGCCGCCCGTGGGTACGCATGAAAGTCGCGGCCTCGCTGGATGGCCGCACCGGCTTGCCTTCAGGCGTCAGCCAATGGATTACCGGCGAAGCGGCGCGCGCCGACGGCCACGCCTGGCGCGCTCGCGCATCGGCGATCCTGACCGGCATCGGCACCGTCAGAGGAGACGATCCGCGCATGACGGTGCGCGCCGTCGACACGCCGCGCCAGCCGCAACGCGTGCTGATCGACAGCCAGCTCGACGTGCCCCCCGAAGCGCAAATTCTGGCCGGCGCGCCCACATTGATCTTCTGCGGCAATCTCGATCAACGCCATACCGATCGCGCCAACGCGTTGCGCGATCGTGGCGCCGAAATCGTTCAGCTGGCGAACCCGGCCGGCAAGGTCGATCTGCCTGCAGTGCTGAAAGTGCTCGGCGAGCGTAACGTGAACGAACTGCATGTCGAGGCGGGCTACAAGCTGAATGGCTCGCTGCTGCGCGAAGGCTGTGTCGACGAACTGCTCGTGTATCTCGCGCCGAGCCTGCTCGGCATGGATTCGATGAGCATGTTCAGTCTGGCCGCCCCTGAAACGCTCGAGGATCGCGTCAAACTGAGCTTCCACGCAGTCGACCGGATCGGCGACGATCTGCGGATTCTCGCGCGCTTTGTGGCGCAGCCCGCGCCTCAGACCGCACCCGTACCCGAACCCGGCGGCGATCCCGCGTCCCAACCCGTTTCGAAATGA
- a CDS encoding riboflavin synthase, translating to MFTGIVAAVGRIESVKPLGANGDAGVRLNVEAGGLDLSDVQLGDSITIQGACMTVVARTDHSFEVDVSRESLNCTAGLGEIGEVNLEKALRAHDRLGGHIVSGHVDGLGTVTHFAPVGESHELRVLAPREIGRYLAYKGSITVNGVSLTVNSVKDRDDGCEFSINLIPHTVEVTALKHLREGTRVNLEIDLIARYVERMLSTSQDGHNSLK from the coding sequence ATGTTCACAGGAATCGTCGCGGCCGTGGGCCGCATTGAATCAGTCAAGCCGCTCGGCGCGAACGGCGACGCGGGCGTGCGCCTGAACGTCGAAGCCGGCGGCCTCGATCTCAGCGACGTGCAGCTCGGCGACAGCATCACGATCCAGGGCGCCTGCATGACCGTGGTCGCCAGGACCGACCATTCGTTCGAAGTCGACGTGTCGCGCGAGAGCCTGAACTGCACGGCAGGCCTTGGGGAGATCGGCGAAGTCAATCTCGAGAAGGCACTGCGCGCGCACGACCGGCTCGGCGGCCATATCGTCTCCGGCCACGTGGATGGCCTCGGCACGGTCACGCATTTCGCGCCGGTCGGCGAATCGCACGAACTACGCGTGCTGGCGCCGCGCGAGATCGGCCGCTATCTGGCGTACAAAGGCTCTATCACTGTCAACGGCGTGAGCTTGACCGTCAACTCGGTTAAAGATCGCGACGATGGCTGCGAATTCTCGATCAACCTGATTCCGCACACGGTGGAAGTGACGGCGCTCAAACATCTGCGTGAAGGCACGCGGGTGAATCTGGAGATTGATCTGATTGCGCGGTACGTGGAGCGGATGCTCAGCACGTCTCAGGATGGCCATAACTCGTTGAAATAA
- a CDS encoding linear amide C-N hydrolase encodes MKAPTRRQRNLLRLVLCTSLIALSLPTALACTRVLWNSNKLAVVVSRTMDWPTTTDPIITVFPRGMERDGGRIGPHVAVADNPAHWTSKYGSLVTTVYGVGTADGFNEKAFAVHMLYLTATDFGPRDETKLGVQAGLWGQYLLDNAATVDDALQLMNEIQPVMVAVDGMKATVHLAIEDATGDSAILEYIDGKLVVHHGQQYRIMTNDPTYDQQLANRARYDFTNATRQTVLPGNVDPRDRFVRADYYLQMLPEPKSERAAMASILSIARNVSVPFGAPNNEPGTLYNTEYRTAMDLTNRFYFFELTTTPNVIWMNMAKLNLNAGAPVLTLDPDDINLSGDVTAKLRPAQKLPF; translated from the coding sequence ATGAAAGCACCCACCCGCCGTCAGCGAAATTTGTTGCGCTTAGTGTTATGCACATCCCTCATTGCGCTTTCTCTACCGACGGCGCTTGCCTGTACTCGCGTGCTTTGGAACAGCAACAAGCTTGCCGTCGTGGTGAGTCGAACGATGGACTGGCCGACAACGACCGATCCGATAATCACTGTATTTCCTCGGGGCATGGAGCGTGACGGTGGGCGTATCGGGCCTCATGTAGCTGTCGCCGACAATCCGGCACATTGGACGTCAAAGTACGGCAGCCTAGTCACAACTGTTTATGGCGTTGGCACTGCGGATGGCTTCAACGAGAAGGCCTTCGCAGTTCACATGCTTTATCTGACTGCGACAGATTTCGGCCCGCGCGATGAAACCAAGCTGGGCGTACAAGCCGGTTTATGGGGGCAATACCTTCTTGACAATGCTGCAACGGTTGATGATGCGTTGCAACTAATGAACGAGATTCAGCCAGTGATGGTTGCGGTGGACGGCATGAAGGCGACGGTGCATCTCGCCATCGAGGATGCTACAGGTGACTCAGCCATCCTGGAATACATCGACGGCAAGCTGGTGGTCCACCATGGTCAACAGTACCGCATCATGACCAATGATCCCACCTACGACCAGCAACTTGCCAATCGCGCTCGGTATGATTTCACCAATGCGACACGCCAGACGGTTCTACCGGGCAACGTTGATCCACGAGACCGTTTCGTGAGGGCAGACTACTACCTCCAGATGCTGCCAGAGCCGAAGTCGGAGCGTGCAGCAATGGCGAGCATCCTCTCCATTGCACGCAACGTGTCGGTTCCGTTCGGTGCGCCAAACAATGAACCTGGGACCCTCTATAACACCGAATATCGCACCGCGATGGACCTGACCAACCGATTCTATTTTTTCGAGCTGACGACCACGCCAAATGTTATCTGGATGAACATGGCCAAGCTCAACCTTAACGCAGGAGCACCGGTGCTGACCCTCGATCCGGATGACATCAACCTCTCAGGGGATGTTACTGCGAAGCTACGTCCGGCCCAAAAATTGCCGTTCTGA
- a CDS encoding GNAT family N-acetyltransferase → MLLQPTEIQIESTRLLIKPFSANDADATFSCITPSLTRYMAWEPPASRHDFDGVWRSWIPAIDDGSDYVFAIRQRADGSFLGLTGLHRVRTESPELGIWIREDHHRNGFGREAVTLVAHWATRTIGCASFTYPVAEENRASRRIAESLGGVIVESRATPKYISVVYRIPRRPVMSEA, encoded by the coding sequence ATGCTGCTGCAACCGACAGAAATCCAGATTGAATCAACCCGGCTCTTGATCAAACCGTTCTCGGCCAACGACGCGGATGCCACGTTCTCATGCATAACTCCTTCGCTCACCCGTTACATGGCGTGGGAGCCGCCGGCATCCCGGCATGACTTCGATGGTGTTTGGCGGTCCTGGATACCGGCGATAGACGACGGATCGGACTATGTATTCGCAATCCGGCAACGCGCTGACGGGAGTTTCCTTGGGTTGACCGGCCTTCACCGCGTACGCACCGAGAGCCCGGAACTCGGCATCTGGATTCGCGAAGATCATCATCGAAATGGTTTTGGTCGCGAGGCCGTAACTCTGGTTGCACACTGGGCAACGCGAACCATTGGCTGTGCCAGTTTTACCTATCCGGTTGCCGAAGAGAACCGCGCCAGCCGGCGCATCGCCGAATCGTTGGGCGGCGTCATTGTGGAAAGCCGCGCGACACCAAAGTACATATCCGTCGTTTACAGAATTCCTCGCCGGCCAGTCATGAGCGAGGCATAA
- a CDS encoding IS3 family transposase (programmed frameshift), producing the protein MFKPSSNVEPIEVLTQPEQRRRRSVEEKLAIVRETFEPGATVSGVARRHQVNANQVFAWRKLYQDGSLSAVSAGEHVVPASDLAEAMKQIRELQRLLGKKTMEVEILREAVEYGRAKKFDCALTIAARGRPMKTVCNVLGVSRSNLAVKIKRDAEWVDKRKTPARDDMPLVAELQELVADLPTYGYRRAWALLRRNREAQGQPRVNAKRVYRVMHTHGLLLERRPRHPESRRRHDGRVAVDQSNARWCSDGFEFRCDDGSPLRVIFALDCCDREAMSWAATTGGYTGDMVRDVMLQAVENRFDGALKADNEIEWLSDNGSCYIAEETLTFSKKVGLKPITTPVRSPQSNGMAESFVKTMKRDYVSWMPKPDARTALHNLAIAFDHYNESHPHSALKYCSPREFRQRADSPT; encoded by the exons ATGTTTAAGCCCAGCTCTAACGTGGAACCCATTGAAGTTTTGACCCAGCCCGAACAGCGCCGCAGGCGCTCTGTCGAGGAAAAGCTTGCGATAGTGCGCGAGACCTTCGAGCCCGGCGCAACCGTTTCCGGAGTTGCCCGTCGTCATCAAGTGAATGCAAACCAGGTGTTCGCCTGGCGCAAGCTCTATCAGGACGGAAGCCTGTCAGCGGTCAGTGCCGGCGAGCATGTGGTACCGGCATCGGACCTGGCCGAAGCGATGAAACAGATTCGTGAACTCCAGCGATTGCTGGGCAAGAAGACGATGGAAGTGGAAATCCTCCGCGAAGCAGTGGAGTACGGCCGGGCAAAAAAAT TTGATTGCGCGCTCACCATTGCTGCCAGGGGACGACCGATGAAGACGGTCTGTAATGTCCTGGGTGTGTCGCGCTCTAATCTCGCAGTGAAAATAAAGCGCGACGCCGAATGGGTCGACAAGCGCAAGACACCCGCCCGTGACGACATGCCGCTCGTTGCCGAGCTCCAGGAGTTGGTTGCTGATTTGCCTACTTACGGCTACCGGCGCGCCTGGGCTCTCCTACGCCGAAACCGGGAGGCACAGGGACAGCCTCGGGTTAATGCAAAACGGGTTTATCGGGTCATGCATACCCACGGCCTGCTGCTTGAGCGCCGCCCTCGACATCCCGAATCCAGGCGCCGGCACGATGGAAGGGTCGCGGTGGACCAGAGCAATGCGCGCTGGTGCTCGGACGGCTTCGAATTCCGCTGTGATGACGGCTCGCCGCTGCGCGTCATCTTTGCACTGGACTGCTGTGACCGGGAAGCCATGAGCTGGGCTGCGACCACTGGAGGCTATACCGGAGACATGGTGCGTGATGTCATGCTTCAAGCTGTAGAAAACCGTTTCGATGGTGCGTTAAAGGCCGACAACGAAATCGAATGGCTCAGCGACAACGGTTCCTGCTACATTGCCGAGGAGACGCTGACGTTCTCGAAAAAAGTGGGCCTGAAACCCATCACGACGCCGGTCAGAAGTCCGCAGAGCAACGGAATGGCCGAGAGCTTCGTCAAAACGATGAAGAGAGACTACGTCTCGTGGATGCCCAAGCCGGACGCGAGAACGGCGTTGCACAACCTGGCCATCGCGTTTGACCACTACAACGAGTCGCATCCGCACAGCGCCCTGAAATACTGCTCACCACGCGAGTTTCGCCAGCGAGCAGATTCACCAACCTAA
- a CDS encoding peroxiredoxin: MSLRLGDIAPDFEQQSSVGPIKFHEWLGDSWGVLFSHPADFTPVCTTELGLTAKLADEFEKRNVKTIALSVDSAESHKEWIKDINETQAANVGFPILADGDRKVSELYDMIHPNANETLTVRSLFVIDPKKKVRLIITYPASTGRNFDEVLRVIDSLQLTDSHSVATPGNWKQGDDVVIVPSLKDEEIIKQKFPKGYKALRPYLRLTPQPNK, translated from the coding sequence ATGAGTCTACGTCTTGGCGATATCGCACCGGATTTCGAGCAACAGTCGAGTGTCGGCCCGATCAAATTCCATGAGTGGCTGGGCGATAGCTGGGGTGTGCTGTTTTCGCATCCCGCTGACTTCACGCCGGTTTGCACGACCGAACTCGGGCTGACCGCGAAGCTCGCCGACGAATTCGAGAAGCGCAACGTGAAGACCATCGCGCTGTCGGTCGACAGCGCCGAGTCGCACAAGGAGTGGATTAAAGACATTAACGAGACTCAAGCGGCCAATGTCGGCTTCCCGATTCTCGCGGACGGCGACCGCAAGGTTTCCGAGCTGTACGACATGATCCACCCGAACGCGAACGAAACGCTGACCGTGCGCTCGCTGTTCGTGATCGACCCGAAGAAGAAGGTGCGTCTCATCATCACCTATCCGGCTAGCACGGGCCGTAACTTCGACGAAGTGCTGCGTGTGATCGATTCGCTGCAACTGACCGACAGTCACTCGGTTGCAACACCGGGCAACTGGAAGCAGGGTGATGACGTGGTGATCGTTCCGTCGCTGAAGGACGAGGAAATCATCAAGCAGAAATTCCCGAAGGGCTATAAGGCGCTGCGTCCGTATCTGCGCCTGACACCGCAGCCGAACAAGTAG
- a CDS encoding porin, producing MKKLNSLFGAVIAVFTVAAHAQSSVTLYGSIDEGVTYTSNIKGHGTASVGPVAVPDFYGIRGSEDLGGQFKAIFALQNGFLSSTGAGTIAGEAFSHFAWVGLSSNRYGALTLGRQLDLTTETLRLDSDGSVQYTFYLFHPANLDNLGIRGDSINNSVKYATADFHGLKAAVLYGFDDTSTQPGRVVSADVIYTNGPLRASAVYSSWRNHSIDVGSQLGYTSFLGQSLAKGSVFLAKKQDIGGLSATWSVNRNLALHGVLTQVNLSSDYGSGRMRTVELGADVHTSVANMVTFGGYASWLTGTRYTEVGVGDVYSLSKRTIVYAQAVYQHAQGSGNAAIPLLSPSNSPNQTALRVGVHQFF from the coding sequence ATGAAAAAATTAAATAGTCTGTTTGGGGCCGTGATTGCTGTGTTCACGGTGGCGGCACACGCGCAAAGCAGCGTGACGCTATATGGCAGTATCGACGAAGGCGTCACCTATACGAGCAACATCAAGGGGCACGGCACCGCCTCCGTTGGCCCCGTGGCGGTGCCTGACTTCTACGGCATTCGCGGATCGGAAGACCTGGGCGGCCAGTTCAAGGCGATTTTCGCCCTGCAGAACGGTTTTCTGTCGAGCACGGGTGCCGGCACGATTGCGGGTGAGGCGTTCAGCCATTTCGCGTGGGTCGGCCTGTCGAGCAATCGTTACGGCGCGCTGACGCTCGGTCGTCAACTGGATCTCACAACGGAAACGCTGCGTCTGGATTCGGACGGCAGCGTGCAGTACACGTTCTATCTGTTCCACCCCGCCAACCTGGACAACCTCGGCATTCGCGGCGACTCGATCAACAACTCGGTCAAGTACGCGACGGCGGATTTTCATGGTCTCAAGGCAGCCGTGCTCTACGGCTTCGACGATACGTCGACGCAGCCGGGGCGTGTCGTCAGTGCCGACGTGATCTACACGAACGGGCCGTTGCGTGCATCTGCGGTTTATAGCAGCTGGCGCAACCACTCGATCGACGTGGGTTCGCAACTGGGATATACGAGCTTTCTCGGTCAGTCGCTCGCGAAGGGCAGCGTCTTTCTCGCGAAGAAGCAGGACATTGGCGGTCTTTCGGCGACATGGTCGGTCAACCGGAATCTGGCACTGCACGGCGTGCTTACGCAAGTCAATCTGAGCAGCGACTATGGTTCGGGCCGCATGAGAACCGTCGAGCTTGGCGCGGATGTGCATACGAGCGTGGCCAATATGGTGACGTTCGGCGGATACGCGTCGTGGCTGACGGGCACGCGCTACACGGAAGTCGGCGTGGGCGACGTCTACTCGCTGTCGAAGCGCACGATTGTCTACGCGCAGGCCGTTTATCAGCACGCGCAAGGTTCCGGCAATGCGGCGATTCCGCTGCTTTCGCCGTCGAACAGTCCCAACCAGACGGCGTTACGCGTGGGCGTGCATCAGTTTTTCTGA
- a CDS encoding ABC transporter ATP-binding protein, with amino-acid sequence MQRSDPSIVLSLQRVNLSFGGLQVLRDVELCLQAGEVLALIGPNGAGKSALLNCITGVYRPAAGSEIRLHDTRIDGLAPHRVARLGIGRTFQGLKLLRERTVLDNILLGWTTRFSLGALGSLARPWRARREEREARERAYAMAELCGLAELRDVYCGELPLGVLRRVDLARALLRDPDVLLLDEPASGLSHDERPLIGELVRIACQDAKRSVVWIEHDLDLVLTEAHRAVVLHHGTVVTSDNPAQPSGRARLLTAYRKGRLTA; translated from the coding sequence ATGCAACGGTCTGATCCGTCGATTGTATTGAGCCTCCAGCGCGTGAATCTCTCGTTCGGCGGGCTTCAGGTGCTGCGCGACGTCGAATTGTGCCTGCAGGCCGGGGAAGTGCTTGCGCTGATCGGCCCGAACGGCGCGGGCAAGTCCGCGCTGCTCAACTGCATCACGGGTGTCTACCGTCCGGCGGCAGGCAGCGAGATACGGCTGCACGACACGCGTATCGACGGCCTCGCGCCGCATCGTGTCGCGAGACTCGGTATTGGGCGTACGTTTCAGGGACTCAAGCTCCTGCGTGAGCGCACAGTGCTCGACAACATTCTGCTCGGCTGGACGACGCGGTTTTCGCTCGGCGCACTGGGCAGCCTCGCGCGGCCGTGGCGCGCGCGTCGCGAGGAGCGCGAGGCCCGCGAGCGAGCGTATGCGATGGCCGAGCTATGCGGTCTCGCCGAACTGCGCGATGTGTACTGCGGCGAGCTTCCACTTGGCGTGCTGCGTCGCGTCGATCTGGCGCGCGCGTTGTTGCGCGATCCGGACGTCCTGTTGCTGGACGAGCCCGCCTCCGGGCTCAGCCACGATGAGAGGCCGTTGATCGGCGAACTGGTGCGCATTGCGTGCCAGGACGCAAAACGGTCTGTCGTATGGATCGAGCACGATCTCGACCTCGTATTGACCGAAGCGCACCGCGCCGTGGTGCTGCATCACGGCACGGTGGTGACTTCCGATAACCCCGCTCAACCTTCCGGCCGCGCGCGTCTGCTGACGGCTTACCGGAAAGGGCGGTTGACAGCGTAG
- a CDS encoding ATP-binding cassette domain-containing protein, protein MTEAQLMEVRALSITYGVDRAVDHVSFSIARGTSLVLAGNNGAGKTSVLGALAGLRLRGQRVSGEAVFGGVVLRTGDIAQRIRQGVRLVPDREKVFGLLSVADNLRIGAARTRNNTIRLDDVLGWFPRLAERRGSLAGNLSGGEQQMLGIGMALLASPQLLLLDEPTLGLAVPVIEDLCERLARLRREAGLTMLVAESDSQWLAALANTAAVLDRGRLLRTFGTLSQDDLSTIHDLMLGLGANGDEADRPEDHHATV, encoded by the coding sequence GTGACTGAAGCGCAGCTTATGGAAGTGCGCGCGCTGTCGATTACGTACGGCGTGGATCGCGCGGTGGACCACGTCTCGTTCTCCATTGCTCGCGGTACGAGTCTGGTGCTCGCGGGCAACAATGGTGCGGGCAAGACTTCCGTGCTCGGCGCGCTGGCGGGTTTACGCCTGCGCGGCCAACGTGTCAGCGGTGAAGCGGTGTTCGGCGGCGTGGTCTTGCGTACGGGCGATATCGCGCAGCGTATCAGGCAGGGTGTGCGCCTCGTGCCGGACCGTGAGAAGGTATTCGGTTTGCTGAGCGTCGCCGACAATCTGCGGATCGGCGCCGCGCGCACGCGCAACAACACGATTCGTCTCGACGACGTACTGGGATGGTTTCCGCGACTTGCCGAACGCAGAGGCTCGCTCGCGGGCAACCTCTCGGGCGGCGAGCAGCAGATGCTCGGCATCGGCATGGCTTTGCTCGCCTCGCCGCAACTGCTATTGCTCGATGAACCGACGCTCGGGCTCGCCGTGCCGGTAATCGAGGATCTGTGCGAACGGCTCGCGCGTTTGCGCCGCGAAGCCGGTCTTACGATGCTCGTCGCGGAGTCCGATTCGCAATGGCTTGCCGCGCTCGCCAACACTGCCGCCGTGCTGGATCGCGGACGTCTGCTGCGTACGTTCGGCACGTTGTCACAGGACGATCTCAGCACGATCCACGATCTTATGCTGGGACTTGGCGCGAACGGCGATGAAGCCGATCGCCCGGAGGATCACCATGCAACGGTCTGA
- a CDS encoding branched-chain amino acid ABC transporter permease has translation MSSLQSGALEPHTRTIFPRGAVQPALLAVAIAALGAPFALGGYGLYIASSGGVMALGAMALTVLSGSAGLPSLGTAAFMAIGAFSAGILATQWGLGMLPALLLALVLGFAAGAGVALLTLRVSGLYLAVGTLALQHVVQIVATDLDLKFTYASGFMLESPHIAGLAIDTPAKWWGMTIVLLLGVYVLFRSLQRGHVGREWALLRMEPTAAATLGVSPVRARLTVFALTSAVIAASGAIDGYRLGNVQATGYSLHLAIMYLTVVALGGAGGLVGAVVASYAIVVLPDAIAAVLATLGIDATTRLAGIDNMLLGALLVCALLDLPARARRVILRPGAASAARREP, from the coding sequence ATGTCGAGTCTTCAATCAGGTGCGCTGGAACCGCATACGCGCACGATCTTTCCTCGCGGCGCCGTGCAGCCCGCGCTGCTCGCGGTGGCGATCGCGGCACTCGGGGCGCCGTTCGCGCTGGGCGGCTATGGGCTTTACATTGCATCCAGCGGTGGTGTGATGGCGCTCGGCGCGATGGCGCTCACGGTCCTTTCGGGATCCGCGGGCCTACCCTCGCTCGGCACCGCCGCTTTCATGGCAATCGGCGCGTTTTCGGCGGGCATTCTTGCGACGCAATGGGGCTTGGGTATGCTGCCGGCCCTTCTGCTCGCGCTCGTTCTCGGTTTCGCCGCCGGCGCGGGTGTCGCGTTGCTCACGTTACGTGTTTCAGGGCTTTATCTGGCGGTCGGCACGCTGGCATTGCAGCATGTCGTGCAGATCGTCGCGACCGACCTCGATCTTAAGTTTACCTACGCAAGCGGCTTCATGCTCGAGTCACCGCATATTGCGGGCCTCGCGATCGATACGCCGGCGAAATGGTGGGGGATGACGATCGTGCTTCTGCTCGGCGTCTATGTGCTGTTTCGCAGCCTCCAGCGCGGCCATGTGGGACGCGAGTGGGCTCTCCTTCGCATGGAGCCGACGGCGGCCGCGACACTGGGCGTTTCGCCTGTGCGTGCACGGCTCACGGTCTTCGCGTTGACGTCTGCGGTGATCGCCGCATCGGGCGCCATCGACGGATACCGGCTGGGCAATGTTCAGGCGACGGGCTATTCGCTGCATCTGGCCATCATGTATCTCACGGTCGTCGCGCTCGGCGGCGCGGGCGGACTCGTGGGCGCGGTGGTCGCCTCGTATGCGATCGTCGTGCTGCCCGACGCCATTGCGGCGGTCCTCGCCACGCTGGGTATCGATGCCACCACGCGCCTTGCGGGCATCGACAACATGTTGCTCGGCGCGCTGCTCGTCTGTGCGTTGCTCGATCTTCCGGCGCGCGCGAGGCGCGTCATTCTGCGCCCTGGCGCTGCATCCGCCGCGCGGAGGGAACCGTGA
- a CDS encoding branched-chain amino acid ABC transporter permease, with the protein MNVWSFSLDLLSSAVTYALLALAVVLAWRTSRVLMFCVGEIGMTSAYVMNGIARAAGGGVWGFALGVAGALVVAALIGWLLFALLRQLSAAGDYFVGTVVTIAVSIFLTGLMSSVWSGETVQLPLPHPMLAWGGVTFSAVSACIVVIGAALIGVLLFAFYQSRAGIELQAVAGNWTLAVLSGIPAARWFAAVWIVASMLSAVGGIFSGAISAVSISGAAVGFSGIVAAIMGGLTSPAGALAGAFALALGENLTSLWFDARYSVAVPVVLLVLLLALRPAGLSGRVEHISRS; encoded by the coding sequence ATGAACGTCTGGTCTTTCTCGCTCGATCTGCTGAGCAGCGCCGTAACTTACGCGTTGCTTGCGCTCGCCGTGGTGCTTGCGTGGCGCACGAGCCGCGTGCTGATGTTTTGCGTGGGCGAGATCGGCATGACGAGCGCCTATGTGATGAACGGCATCGCTCGCGCAGCGGGCGGCGGCGTGTGGGGTTTCGCGCTGGGCGTGGCCGGTGCGCTCGTCGTGGCCGCGCTGATCGGCTGGCTGCTATTCGCGCTGCTCCGGCAGCTGTCCGCGGCGGGCGATTACTTTGTCGGGACGGTCGTCACCATCGCCGTGAGCATCTTTCTTACGGGCCTGATGTCTTCGGTATGGAGCGGGGAAACCGTGCAACTGCCGCTGCCGCATCCCATGCTTGCATGGGGCGGCGTGACGTTCTCCGCGGTCAGTGCGTGCATCGTGGTGATCGGCGCGGCGCTGATCGGCGTGCTCCTGTTCGCGTTCTACCAGTCGCGCGCCGGGATCGAACTGCAGGCTGTAGCGGGCAACTGGACGCTCGCGGTACTGAGCGGCATTCCCGCAGCGCGCTGGTTCGCGGCCGTCTGGATCGTCGCGTCGATGCTGAGCGCCGTGGGCGGAATCTTTTCAGGGGCAATATCGGCCGTGTCGATCAGCGGGGCCGCTGTGGGTTTCTCGGGGATCGTCGCGGCGATCATGGGCGGATTGACGAGTCCCGCGGGCGCACTCGCGGGCGCGTTCGCGCTCGCCCTCGGCGAGAACCTCACGAGCCTCTGGTTCGACGCGCGTTACAGCGTCGCCGTGCCGGTCGTCCTGCTGGTACTTCTGCTGGCCCTGCGGCCGGCGGGGTTGAGCGGACGCGTCGAACACATTTCGAGAAGTTGA